A window from Primulina eburnea isolate SZY01 chromosome 2, ASM2296580v1, whole genome shotgun sequence encodes these proteins:
- the LOC140823475 gene encoding protein NOI4-like isoform X3: protein MTSHGKGGALPKFGEWDVNNPASADGFTVIFAKARDEKKATGTAAHAASIPQQQPTNPMPQQHEDYQYQQKRKWLCCFS from the exons ATGACGTCC CATGGGAAAGGAGGGGCACTGCCAAAATTTGGTGAATGGGATGTGAATAATCCGGCTTCGGCTGATGGATTTACAGTGATATTTGCCAAGGCCAGGGATGAAAAGAAGGCAACGGGAACGGCCGCGCATGCTGCCTCCATTCCTCAGCAGCAGCCAACGAATCCCATGCCTCAACAACACGAAGATTACCAGTATCAACAAaag AGGAAGTGGCTTTGCTGTTTTTCTTGA
- the LOC140823475 gene encoding protein NOI4-like isoform X1, whose amino-acid sequence MFRKHLTHYCNVFCWLESPRINKKWKSSIGPDDITPHLDCNHEDHQSENRWLHLLYKMKHGKGGALPKFGEWDVNNPASADGFTVIFAKARDEKKATGTAAHAASIPQQQPTNPMPQQHEDYQYQQKRKWLCCFS is encoded by the exons ATGTTTCGAAAACATCTTACCCATTACTGTAATGTATTCTGTTGGTTGGAGAGTCCGAGGATTAATAAGAAATGGAAGTCGAGCATTGGACCCGATGACATAACACCCCATTTGGATTGCAACCATGAGGATCATCAGTCTGAGAACAGATGGCTTCATTTGTTGTACAAGATGAAG CATGGGAAAGGAGGGGCACTGCCAAAATTTGGTGAATGGGATGTGAATAATCCGGCTTCGGCTGATGGATTTACAGTGATATTTGCCAAGGCCAGGGATGAAAAGAAGGCAACGGGAACGGCCGCGCATGCTGCCTCCATTCCTCAGCAGCAGCCAACGAATCCCATGCCTCAACAACACGAAGATTACCAGTATCAACAAaag AGGAAGTGGCTTTGCTGTTTTTCTTGA
- the LOC140823474 gene encoding uncharacterized membrane protein At3g27390-like isoform X1, with protein sequence MEPPRGLWASLWNFIWFLPYFIGLLILGFIKGIIMFPGILLLMTVGISGIIVGLWPIHCFYTYYCIFRTKQFGTSLKLVLFIFAPAILIAWPPVGIACGVLGGAAYGLLSPMFATFQAVEEGKTDKFYHCFIDGTWDAVKGSFTIIRDVRDVCYHSYLSIMYDLRHLGPQEGKYYEIRLIYLPQALVAGILGSMIDFPVISVVAMFKSFYMLFKGWHRLFHDCIGREGPFLETICVPFAGLAILLWPLAVVGAVLGSMVSSIFLGAYAAVIVYQESSMWYGLCYIVASLSMYDEYSNDVLDMPEGSCFPRPQYRKNPPSRTSSYNNSISGTNSFKRPLSRASSINSPMLDLKPIEIIDGWFEECQRFGEIMVSEGILTLQDIEYAKNNKDSDRVISIGLPAYCMFQFLLRSAKANSTGLLLRDDDTEIMPSNRPKDTYFDWFLNPLLIMKDQIKACNLTESEEEYLGKTVLFKGDPSRLKNSMTSPPPESELRRAELDALARRLQGITKSISRYPTCRRRYESSLKKILEELGKKNGDSGKSMSRSKSKLGKFVSMSFKSRTNNPGVDQEAHTTSQRDLESDEQVL encoded by the exons ATGGAACCCCCGAGGGGGTTGTGGGCTTCTTTATGGAACTTCATTTGGTTTTTGCCTTACTTCATCGGCCTTCTCATTCTTGGCTTCATTAAAG GAATCATTATGTTTCCGGGAATTCTTCTCCTAATGACTGTTGGAATATCTGGAATAATAGTGGGTCTTTGGCCAATACATTGTTTCTATACGTATTactgcatttttag AACGAAACAATTTGGGACATCTTTGAAGCTTGTTCTTTTCATATTTGCTCCTGCCATCTTAATAGCCTGGCCCCCTGTTGGCATTGCTTGTGGAGTTTTAGGAGGGGCCGCATATGGCCTGCTTTCACCAATGTTTGCCACTTTTCAGGCAGTTGAGGAGGGGAAGACTGACAAATTTTATCACTGTTTTATC GATGGAACTTGGGATGCTGTCAAAGGAAGCTTCACTATTATAAGGGATGTTAGGGATGTTTGTTACCATTCTTACTTATCCATTATGTATGATCTAAGGCATCTAGGGCCTCAGGAGGGAAAATATTACGAGATTAG ATTGATCTATCTTCCCCAAGCTCTTGTAGCTGGAATTCTGGGTTCAATGATTGACTTTCCAGTGATTTCAGTTGTTGCCATGTTCAAAAGTTTTTACATGCTTTTCAAGGGTTGGCACCGCTTATTTCATGACTGTATTGGTCGTGAAGGGCCATTCTTGGAGACAATTTGTGTGCCATTTGCTGGACTTGCAATTTTACTCTGGCCATTAGCTGTTGTAGGGGCGGTATTGGGCTCCATGGTTTCGAGTATCTTCTTAGGTGCCTATGCAGCTGTGATAGTGTATCAG GAGTCCTCAATGTGGTATGGACTTTGTTACATCGTGGCTTCTCTGTCTATGTACGATGAATATAGCAACGATGTTCTTGACATGCCCGAGGGATCCTGCTTTCCTAG GCCACAGTATAGAAAGAATCCTCCATCACGAACTTCCTCTTATAACAACTCTATCTCAGGGActaattctttcaaaaggccaCTCTCTCGTGCAAGTTCTATCAATTCGCCTATGCTAGACTTGAAGCCCATTGAG ataatTGATGGCTGGTTCGAGGAGTGTCAACGCTTTGGGGAAATTATGGTTTCCGAAGGAATCCTTACTCTGCAAGATATTGAGTATGCCAAGAATAACAAAGATAGTGACAGAGTGATCAGCATTGGTTTACCTGCGTATTGCATGTTTCAATTCCTTCTACGCTCGGCGAAAGCCAATTCCACTGGTTTATTGCTGA GAGACGATGATACTGAAATAATGCCCTCCAACAGACCAAAAGACACCTACTTCGATTGGTTTCTTAATCCACTTTTGATCATGAAAGACCAGATTAAAGCTTGTAACCTGACTGAAAGTGAGGAGGAATACCTTGGTAAAACAGTTTTGTTTAAAGGTGATCCTTCAAGATTAAAGAACTCAATGACTAGCCCACCACCTGAATCCGAGCTTCGACGAGCTGAACTGGATGCACTTGCCCGGAG ACTTCAAGGGATCACTAAATCAATATCGAGATATCCAACTTGTAGGCGTCGATATGAGAGTAGTTTGAAAAAGATCCTAGAAGAGCTTGGTAAGAAGAATGGAGATAGCGGAAAATCAATGTCGAGATCAAAGAGCAAGTTAGGCAAGTTTGTTAGCATGTCTTTCAAAAGCAGGACAAACAACCCCGGTGTCGATCAAGAGGCTCACACAACCTCTCAAAGAGATCTTGAATCAGATGAACAGGTGCTATAA
- the LOC140823474 gene encoding uncharacterized membrane protein At3g27390-like isoform X2: protein MEPPRGLWASLWNFIWFLPYFIGLLILGFIKGIIMFPGILLLMTVGISGIIVGLWPIHCFYTYYCIFRTKQFGTSLKLVLFIFAPAILIAWPPVGIACGVLGGAAYGLLSPMFATFQAVEEGKTDKFYHCFIDGTWDAVKGSFTIIRDVRDVCYHSYLSIMYDLRHLGPQEGKYYEIRLIYLPQALVAGILGSMIDFPVISVVAMFKSFYMLFKGWHRLFHDCIGREGPFLETICVPFAGLAILLWPLAVVGAVLGSMVSSIFLGAYAAVIVYQESSMWYGLCYIVASLSMYDEYSNDVLDMPEGSCFPRPQYRKNPPSRTSSYNNSISGTNSFKRPLSRASSINSPMLDLKPIEIIDGWFEECQRFGEIMVSEGILTLQDIEYAKNNKDSDRVISIGLPAYCMFQFLLRSAKANSTGLLLRDDDTEIMPSNRPKDTYFDWFLNPLLIMKDQIKACNLTESEEEYLGKTVLFKGDPSRLKNSMTSPPPESELRRAELDALARRRRYESSLKKILEELGKKNGDSGKSMSRSKSKLGKFVSMSFKSRTNNPGVDQEAHTTSQRDLESDEQVL from the exons ATGGAACCCCCGAGGGGGTTGTGGGCTTCTTTATGGAACTTCATTTGGTTTTTGCCTTACTTCATCGGCCTTCTCATTCTTGGCTTCATTAAAG GAATCATTATGTTTCCGGGAATTCTTCTCCTAATGACTGTTGGAATATCTGGAATAATAGTGGGTCTTTGGCCAATACATTGTTTCTATACGTATTactgcatttttag AACGAAACAATTTGGGACATCTTTGAAGCTTGTTCTTTTCATATTTGCTCCTGCCATCTTAATAGCCTGGCCCCCTGTTGGCATTGCTTGTGGAGTTTTAGGAGGGGCCGCATATGGCCTGCTTTCACCAATGTTTGCCACTTTTCAGGCAGTTGAGGAGGGGAAGACTGACAAATTTTATCACTGTTTTATC GATGGAACTTGGGATGCTGTCAAAGGAAGCTTCACTATTATAAGGGATGTTAGGGATGTTTGTTACCATTCTTACTTATCCATTATGTATGATCTAAGGCATCTAGGGCCTCAGGAGGGAAAATATTACGAGATTAG ATTGATCTATCTTCCCCAAGCTCTTGTAGCTGGAATTCTGGGTTCAATGATTGACTTTCCAGTGATTTCAGTTGTTGCCATGTTCAAAAGTTTTTACATGCTTTTCAAGGGTTGGCACCGCTTATTTCATGACTGTATTGGTCGTGAAGGGCCATTCTTGGAGACAATTTGTGTGCCATTTGCTGGACTTGCAATTTTACTCTGGCCATTAGCTGTTGTAGGGGCGGTATTGGGCTCCATGGTTTCGAGTATCTTCTTAGGTGCCTATGCAGCTGTGATAGTGTATCAG GAGTCCTCAATGTGGTATGGACTTTGTTACATCGTGGCTTCTCTGTCTATGTACGATGAATATAGCAACGATGTTCTTGACATGCCCGAGGGATCCTGCTTTCCTAG GCCACAGTATAGAAAGAATCCTCCATCACGAACTTCCTCTTATAACAACTCTATCTCAGGGActaattctttcaaaaggccaCTCTCTCGTGCAAGTTCTATCAATTCGCCTATGCTAGACTTGAAGCCCATTGAG ataatTGATGGCTGGTTCGAGGAGTGTCAACGCTTTGGGGAAATTATGGTTTCCGAAGGAATCCTTACTCTGCAAGATATTGAGTATGCCAAGAATAACAAAGATAGTGACAGAGTGATCAGCATTGGTTTACCTGCGTATTGCATGTTTCAATTCCTTCTACGCTCGGCGAAAGCCAATTCCACTGGTTTATTGCTGA GAGACGATGATACTGAAATAATGCCCTCCAACAGACCAAAAGACACCTACTTCGATTGGTTTCTTAATCCACTTTTGATCATGAAAGACCAGATTAAAGCTTGTAACCTGACTGAAAGTGAGGAGGAATACCTTGGTAAAACAGTTTTGTTTAAAGGTGATCCTTCAAGATTAAAGAACTCAATGACTAGCCCACCACCTGAATCCGAGCTTCGACGAGCTGAACTGGATGCACTTGCCCGGAG GCGTCGATATGAGAGTAGTTTGAAAAAGATCCTAGAAGAGCTTGGTAAGAAGAATGGAGATAGCGGAAAATCAATGTCGAGATCAAAGAGCAAGTTAGGCAAGTTTGTTAGCATGTCTTTCAAAAGCAGGACAAACAACCCCGGTGTCGATCAAGAGGCTCACACAACCTCTCAAAGAGATCTTGAATCAGATGAACAGGTGCTATAA
- the LOC140823475 gene encoding protein NOI4-like isoform X2, producing the protein MMEIAEPCATLQDAETPFFYGTTEIPHLSSCGEMGVPGIPHGKGGALPKFGEWDVNNPASADGFTVIFAKARDEKKATGTAAHAASIPQQQPTNPMPQQHEDYQYQQKRKWLCCFS; encoded by the exons ATGATGGAAATAGCTGAGCCGTGTGCTACACTGCAGGACGCTGAGACCCCCTTCTTTTACGGGACCACCGAAATTCCCCACCTTAGCTCTTGCGGCGAAATGGGAGTACCAGGTATCCCC CATGGGAAAGGAGGGGCACTGCCAAAATTTGGTGAATGGGATGTGAATAATCCGGCTTCGGCTGATGGATTTACAGTGATATTTGCCAAGGCCAGGGATGAAAAGAAGGCAACGGGAACGGCCGCGCATGCTGCCTCCATTCCTCAGCAGCAGCCAACGAATCCCATGCCTCAACAACACGAAGATTACCAGTATCAACAAaag AGGAAGTGGCTTTGCTGTTTTTCTTGA